A region of the Methylobacterium nodulans ORS 2060 genome:
GGCCGCATGCACCGACGTCAGCAGCTCCGGCAAGGACGAGGCCGGCACTGCATTCCGGGTGACGTAGGCCGAGACGATATCGCTCGCGAGCGCGATGTAGTCGGCAGCATCCAGATTCGTTTCCGCCGTCATATGGCTGGTCCCCTTCTCAAATATCTGCGGTGCCGGGGTCACCCGGTGCCCGAGAATGCCTCAAGACCTGGGCCAAAGGTCGAAGGGTGGTCGGGCCGATGCCCGATGACCTAATCCCAGGCCAGTCACCCAAATGGGTGATGACGGGGGTAAGTCAATCGCTTCTGCTGCCGTTTGGTGAATGGAGGCAGCTTTGAGCGAGTTCGGTCCTGTACCGTCCTGGGCCCGGCGGCGCATGCAACGGCTTCATGAGCGTAGTCCCGGCGGGAAGGTCGTCCGTTGGATCGCCTTCGTCGCTCGCGATGGTGCGCAACGTCTGTCGGAGGCGCGTGAGGACGCGGCGTCGGCGAGGCAACCCGACAACATCATCCCGTTCGCGCTGCGCGCGAGCGGCGCCGCAGCCGGCAACGCCGCCGCGTAGTCGCTTGGCAGGGGCAGGACCTGGCAGGGGCAGGACTTGGCAGGGGCAGGAATGGGGGCATGAAAAAGGCGGGTCGGCGCTCGCGCGCCGCCCGCCTCATGCATGAAGCCGGCCGTGGATCCTTCAGAGCAGGATCCGTTCACGGTGGACCGGATGCCGCTCTCGCTCTTTCGAGTTTGCCGCATTTTCTGCGACGAACCGGCATCCACCTCGTCGGAAAATCCTCTAATGCACCTCGCGCAGCGCCACCGCGTTCGGCCTCAGGCCGAAGCGCTCGGCCAGATGCCAGCGCAGCTCGCGGGAGGAGTGATAGCCGTAGCTTCTGTCGATGAGATGGCTGATGTCGATCGGGCCACTGCCCTCGCCGTGCCGGCTGATCTGATCGACATGGAACGTGATGCCGTCGTTGAAGACGGTCGGGGCGCCGGAGCGCCGGGTGTACTCGAACATCATTTGTGTTGTCTTTTCTTTTCTCGTTGCGGCGCTCCCGGAGGGAGCGCCTGTGAGGTCTTGCGCGGCAGCCGGATGATCCGGTGCCGGGGCGGACGGAACGCCGCCGAGGGCGGGCCCGACGGCCCGCCAGGGCTGATCCCTCAGGCCGCCTGCAGGTTGCCGGCCGAGACCTTCCCGCTGCGCTTGTCGGTCTGCAGCTCGTAGGAGATCTTCTGGCCCTCGACGAGGCCGCGCAGTCCGGCCCGCTCCACCGCGGAGATGTGGACGAAGACGTCCTTGCCCCCATCATCCGGCTGAATGAAGCCGTAGCCCTTCTGGTCGTTGAACCACTTGACAGTACCAGTATTCACGAAGGTCGTCCTCGTCTCGTGCAGGATTCCCCGACCGGAGCGGCCTGACGGGCCGGTCGGCGCGACAGCATCTGCGGAGGGGGAAAGCGATGAGGGTGATCGGCCCGGCTTGCGCCGGGCGCAAGCCGTCCGCCCGATTCGCTGATCCCTATGTAGGGGGCGTATGAGGCCGGAACAAGGCCGGGAGGCGGGCGTCAGGGATTGGTGCGCCCGCGCTGGTTCGGGTCGACACCGCCCTCGGGGGTGGTGTCGTTGGAGACGTCGCCCTCGTAGGTATTGGCGCCTTCGAGCTCTTCCGGGTCGGCGCCGGCCTGGGTCATGCCCTTGCTGGTTCCGATGCCGGGATTGCCCTTGAGGTCGGCGTCGGTCGGGGTTTTGGTTTTCGGCTGCTTCGAACTCATGAGCGTGCCTTGCCTGGAGCATTCTTCGGTGACGCGGGTGCCGGTCGTCGGAGACATGCCTTCGCATCGACGATTGAGAGCGGCGTGCGACCCATCGTGACCGGATGCGCACGATGGGCGACACCGCTCAACGGTTGAGGGCCTGCTCCAGTTCGCTCCGGCTCATGCGCGAGCGGCCCTTGATGTTGCGGCGCTTCGCCTCCTCGTAGAGGTCGGCGCGGCTCGCCTGCGCGCGCGTCTCCCGTTCCTTGTGGCGGGTGCGACGGAAGGTGCTGCGGTTCTGCTCGGGCGTCTCCTGGTTCGAGGCGCCGGCCTCGCGCAGCGCAATGGCGATCGCCTGTTTGGGGTTGGTGACGCGGCGGCCGCTGCGCTGCTCGAGTTCGCCCTCCTTGAACTCGTGCATCACGCGTTCGATGGTGTGCTTCTGCGCGGGGGTAGTGCGGGCCATGGCATGACTCCGACTGTCCGATTGGCGGGTCTGCACCCTCAACGCCGCAATGCGCCGGCCGTTCGCCGGCCACCCGCAACCGTACCTGTCGCATCTGCGCCGCACTCCCCATATAGAAGACGATTGCAGACGGTCGGATCATTCATGGCGGGTATCTCGGTTTCTCTCGAAGGCTCCAACATCCAGCTCTCGTTCCAGAAGGATGATCAGGCCACTGCGGTGATCATGGACGCGCGGGCGGCGCGGGCACTGGTGCGCGCGGTCGGTCAGCTCCTCACGGCCATCGACGAAGGCGAGGAGACGGATCAGGCGGACGAGATGAACGAGGAGGAGGTCGCCATGCTCGACGTCACCTCCTCGGTGATCGAGGTCGGGACCGACGAGAGCGGCCAGGCGGTCGTTGCCCTCCAGGCTGGCGCCCTGCCGCCTTTCCAGCTTCGCCTCACGGACGAGGAGGCCCGTCACGTGGCGACGAGCCTCAATCAGATCCTCAGCGCGCCGCGCGACGTGCGCACGTCGCACGGC
Encoded here:
- a CDS encoding cold-shock protein, producing MNTGTVKWFNDQKGYGFIQPDDGGKDVFVHISAVERAGLRGLVEGQKISYELQTDKRSGKVSAGNLQAA
- a CDS encoding DUF6496 domain-containing protein, with amino-acid sequence MARTTPAQKHTIERVMHEFKEGELEQRSGRRVTNPKQAIAIALREAGASNQETPEQNRSTFRRTRHKERETRAQASRADLYEEAKRRNIKGRSRMSRSELEQALNR